In Hamadaea flava, a genomic segment contains:
- a CDS encoding RidA family protein, with product MQRTAVNPWTWSQRLGFNQGEVVSGEVRTLYISGQTATNAQGEPQYEGDMAAQIAVSLDNLEAVLGEAGMSLADLVRLTVYTTDVELLLQHYGVLASRLGAARVAPASTMLGVTRLAIPTLMVELEGTAVATA from the coding sequence ATGCAACGTACGGCCGTCAACCCGTGGACGTGGTCGCAGCGGTTGGGCTTCAACCAGGGTGAGGTCGTCTCTGGGGAGGTCCGGACCCTGTACATCTCCGGTCAGACCGCGACGAACGCGCAAGGCGAGCCCCAGTATGAGGGCGACATGGCAGCCCAGATCGCCGTGAGCCTGGACAATCTCGAGGCCGTGCTGGGCGAGGCCGGGATGTCTCTGGCGGATCTGGTCCGGCTCACCGTCTACACCACCGACGTCGAGCTGCTCTTGCAGCACTACGGTGTTCTCGCGTCGCGATTGGGCGCTGCCCGGGTGGCGCCCGCCAGCACGATGCTCGGGGTGACCCGGCTGGCGATCCCTACGCTGATGGTGGAACTGGAGGGCACGGCCGTCGCGACGGCCTGA
- a CDS encoding LacI family DNA-binding transcriptional regulator, translated as MPTRRRRVTQREIAEIAGVSQTTVSVVLNDRDGTNVRIPEETRARVKRALEQATYVADPAARRLAGLDSQIIGVFTYEAALSPESMDFYGPLLNGIERAAESIGCDLLFFTSSPVEDGTRSLFHRKTRLRLADGCILLGQQMVGSELERLVAEQFPFVAVGRRDETTAAVPYVGIDYVTPTSELIDQAAVLGHRQALYVHRGRDTPTARDRRGAVEAASAEGRLAFLLVGDERVADLPRLARATEATLIIAEDAFLTEDVIHALVEAGVDVPGEISVAALGEVRGHRAANGDLTGLHVPRMQIAAEALELLQQLITTDPQEWATLETQRLLMAEVETGGTIVARSAAS; from the coding sequence ATGCCAACGAGACGTCGCCGGGTGACGCAGCGCGAGATCGCGGAGATCGCGGGTGTCAGCCAGACCACCGTGTCGGTGGTGCTGAACGATCGTGACGGCACGAACGTGCGCATCCCTGAGGAGACCCGGGCCCGCGTCAAGCGCGCGCTCGAGCAGGCCACCTACGTCGCCGATCCGGCAGCCCGGCGGCTCGCCGGCCTGGACAGCCAGATCATCGGCGTCTTCACCTACGAGGCGGCCCTGTCGCCCGAGAGCATGGACTTCTACGGCCCGTTGCTGAACGGGATCGAGCGGGCCGCCGAGAGCATCGGATGTGACCTGCTGTTCTTCACGTCCTCTCCGGTAGAGGACGGCACGCGCAGCCTGTTCCACCGCAAGACCCGGCTCCGGCTCGCCGACGGCTGCATCCTGCTCGGCCAGCAGATGGTCGGCTCGGAACTGGAGCGGCTGGTCGCCGAGCAGTTCCCGTTCGTCGCGGTCGGCCGGCGCGACGAGACGACGGCCGCCGTGCCCTACGTCGGCATCGACTACGTCACCCCGACCTCTGAGCTGATCGACCAGGCCGCAGTGCTCGGCCATCGGCAGGCTCTGTATGTGCACCGGGGCCGGGACACGCCGACCGCGCGCGACCGGCGCGGCGCCGTGGAGGCGGCGTCGGCCGAAGGCCGGCTGGCGTTCCTGCTGGTCGGCGACGAGCGCGTCGCCGACCTGCCGCGGCTGGCGAGGGCCACCGAGGCGACCCTGATCATCGCCGAGGACGCCTTCCTGACGGAGGACGTCATCCACGCGCTGGTCGAAGCGGGAGTCGACGTGCCGGGCGAGATCTCGGTCGCCGCCCTCGGCGAGGTACGCGGCCATCGCGCCGCGAACGGCGACTTGACCGGCTTGCACGTGCCGAGGATGCAGATCGCCGCCGAGGCGCTAGAGCTGTTGCAGCAGCTGATCACCACCGACCCCCAGGAATGGGCGACCCTGGAGACCCAGCGGCTGCTGATGGCCGAGGTCGAAACCGGCGGCACCATCGTCGCCCGATCGGCGGCGTCCTGA